From Patescibacteria group bacterium:
CAGATTGCTGAAAGTCCGGTCGTGAGAGGTGAAGATGACCGTGCCGTTGAATTTCATCAGCGCCGAACCTAAAGCTTCGACAGTTTCAAAATCAAGATGGCAAGTCGGCTCGTCCAAAAGGAAAATGTCCGGCTTGGATAAAAGCAGCCCGGCCAGAAGCAAGCGGGATTTTTCTCCGCCGGAAAGGACGCTGATTGATTTTTTTAATTCATCGTCGCGGAACAAAAAATCACCGGCCATTTTCAAGACCGCCTGGGTTTTCAGGTCGGGCGTCGCCATCCGCTGCAAGAATTCGCCGACCTGTTCCTTGCCGATCAAGTTATCGATCGGATCCGGCCCGTGATAGGCGATCTTGGTATTGGCCGACCAGTGGAAAGAACCGCTAAGAGGCGGCAAAAATCCTGCCAGGGTGCGTAATAGAGTGGTCTTTCCTTGCCCGTTCAAGCCTAAAATGGCCAGTTTTTCGCCGGCCGGCAGATCCAGGACGATATTTGATACTACTGGTACGTTATCGTAGCCGATGGCCATATTCTTGATGCGCAAGGCCAGATTATGGCGTTTGGGCGCGGGCGGAATACTGATCCTGGTAATGCCGGCTTTATGCTCGATAGTGATTCGTTTGGCTTCGATCTTATTTATTTTTCTCAAGAAAGCTTGGGCTTGCTTGGCGTGAGAAGCGCTATAGCGGAAGCGGTCGACAAATTCCTGCATATGTTCTTGCTGACGCGCCAATCCTTTGTTCTGTTTGATGATGGTCGAAAGTTTTTGCTCTTTGAAGACCAGATAATTTTCGATATTGCCCGGATAATGATAACAGCCGGTCTTTGATATTTCGATGGTCTCGTTGCAGGTGCGTTTCAAGAATTCGCGGTCATGAGAGATTATCA
This genomic window contains:
- a CDS encoding ATP-binding cassette domain-containing protein, coding for WRMRLRLTAMLLKDPNLFLLDEPSNYLDLNTLILLEDYLRAYRGSFLIISHDREFLKRTCNETIEISKTGCYHYPGNIENYLVFKEQKLSTIIKQNKGLARQQEHMQEFVDRFRYSASHAKQAQAFLRKINKIEAKRITIEHKAGITRISIPPAPKRHNLALRIKNMAIGYDNVPVVSNIVLDLPAGEKLAILGLNGQGKTTLLRTLAGFLPPLSGSFHWSANTKIAYHGPDPIDNLIGKEQVGEFLQRMATPDLKTQAVLKMAGDFLFRDDELKKSISVLSGGEKSRLLLAGLLLSKPDIFLLDEPTCHLDFETVEALGSALMKFNGTVIFTSHDRTFSNLLATGLMEIKNGVTARCLETYEDYVDNLEKELEQEHKTKPAKENKPAARNDDYLQKRAAQKEAAALEKKLDRLNLKQLELLRYFLENPVNYDPAKVQELEEVKKMIAEKEDQWLKVS